One window of the Primulina eburnea isolate SZY01 chromosome 18, ASM2296580v1, whole genome shotgun sequence genome contains the following:
- the LOC140819104 gene encoding uncharacterized protein: MSFNDVSGSWDQYINVSSEQNNAPYWPHPTLDTSTRCPDQANNDDIWRTDSEPDMSYSESEDEELNVDDEVNTFTNPDEGTSSRQPPRDTLQRQTVPFLSNTSEMPSFFNKFFGEERPDSVDVPSGVQSSYYNPDSGELCVNMLFKDKNDLIASVKDYSVRVVRREYRVVESTCSLWKLRCKNNSSTVICRWGLRASLKAKTDYWKITKYGGPHTCISTSVGVDHKNLNSDMVAHTLLGVVRCDPAYEIKYIIENVKDKYGYQISYTKAWRSLKRAMEIAYGTWESSVQLLPKYMCALCKYNSGTAVEWKHLRVHNEMSQTLNYVFWAFRQCVDGFRHCRKIISVDGTHLYTKYKHKMLIAVTLDANNQVLPLAFAIVDEETIDSWKWFLENLGKHVVRGENGVCPISDRHKGIVRATADLPYFQPPYGVHRFCLRHVCSNFNAKFKDVHLKDLCWAAGTQNQICKFESIMEAIKQKNILAHRYLDGIAKEKWSLAHDGGWRRGVMTTNMSECLNSVLKGARRLPISAIVHLTLLRCVQYFIERVTKGGRMVQENQLWSDYACRKFEEWSRKSSEHRVAKYDVREQTASVATVGRPSRGQHMQVVKLSTSDCSCGKWTIFGIPCSHAICTAK; encoded by the coding sequence AATTGAATGTTGATGATGAAGTGAATACTTTTACAAATCCAGATGAGGGGACATCATCTCGACAACCCCCTCGTGACACATTACAGAGGCAGACCGTACCATTTCTTTCAAACACTTCTGAAATGCCATCgtttttcaataaattttttggGGAAGAGCGTCCTGATTCTGTCGATGTACCTTCTGGAGTGCAATCAAGCTATTACAATCCGGATAGTGGTGAATTATGCGTTAATATGTTATTTAAAGATAAGAATGATCTTATTGCATCTGTGAAAGATTATTCAGTCAGAGTTGTTAGGCGTGAGTACCGTGTTGTGGAAAGCACATGCAGTTTGTGGAAGTTACGTTGTAAAAACAATTCTTCTACGGTCATTTGTCGATGGGGACTTCGCGCTTCTTTGAAGGCCAAGACTGATTAttggaaaataacaaaatatggcGGGCCTCACACATGTATATCTACCTCTGTTGGTGTAGACCATAAGAATTTGAACAGTGATATGGTGGCACACACGCTACTGGGAGTTGTTCGTTGTGATCCTGCTTACGAGATTAAGTATATCATCGAAAATGTGAAAGATAAATATGGATATCAAATCTCGTACACAAAGGCATGGCGTAGTTTGAAACGTGCTATGGAAATTGCTTATGGTACATGGGAGAGCTCCGTTCAATTACTTCCCAAATATATGTGTGCTTTGTGCAAATATAATTCGGGAACAGCTGTGGAGTGGAAGCATCTCAGAGTCCACAATGAAATGAGTCAGACACTGAACTATGTTTTTTGGGCATTCAGGCAATGTGTTGATGGTTTTCGGCATTGTCGGAAAATAATTAGTGTCGATGGTACACACTTGTATACCAAATACAAGCACAAAATGTTGATCGCTGTTACTCTGGATGCGAACAATCAGGTTCTACCGCTAGCATTTGCTATTGTTGATGAAGAGACAATTGATTCTTGGAAATGGTTCTTGGAGAACTTAGGAAAACATGTTGTTCGTGGTGAAAATGGTGTGTGTCCTATTTCTGATAGGCATAAAGGAATCGTTCGAGCAACTGCAGATCTACCGTATTTTCAACCTCCTTACGGTGTGCATCGTTTTTGTTTGAGACATGTTTGTTCAAACTTCAATGCTAAATTCAAAGACGTGCATTTGAAAGATTTATGCTGGGCGGCAGGCACACAGaatcaaatttgtaagtttgaATCAATAATGGAGGCAATCAAacaaaaaaacattttggctCACCGATATTTGGATGGAATTGCAAAAGAGAAATGGAGCTTGGCTCATGACGGTGGTTGGCGTCGTGGGGTGATGACAACCAATATGTCAGAGTGTTTAAACAGTGTGTTGAAGGGTGCTCGTAGACTTCCAATATCTGCCATAGTACACCTGACACTTCTGAGGTGCGTACAATATTTTATTGAGCGTGTGACAAAAGGTGGTCGTATGGTTCAGGAAAATCAGTTGTGGTCAGATTATGCATGTCGGAAGTTTGAGGAATGGTCGAGAAAATCTAGTGAACATCGTGTTGCCAAATACGATGTACGTGAGCAAACTGCTTCGGTCGCAACTGTAGGAAGACCAAGTCGTGGCCAACATATGCAGGTCGTCAAGTTATCAACCAGTGATTGTTCATGTGGTAAATGGACCATTTTTGGCATCCCATGTTCTCATGCTATTTGCACAGCTAAGTAG